A genomic window from Phocoena sinus isolate mPhoSin1 chromosome 20, mPhoSin1.pri, whole genome shotgun sequence includes:
- the RNFT1 gene encoding E3 ubiquitin-protein ligase RNFT1 isoform X1, with protein MQANCSQLHSPSGAAGSEDASASQCVQTRLTGEASCLYSGDVHIQINSMPKECAENPSSRNVRSGVHGCTHGCVHSRLRSHSHNEARQPDDTEMESGDHGSSSFSEFRYLFKWLQKGVPYILILGVKLVMQHITGISLGVGLLTTFIYANKSIVNQVFLRERCSKIQCAWLLVFLAGSSVLLYYTFHSQSLYYSLIFFNPTLDYSSFWDVLWIVGITDFILKFLFMGLKCLILLVPSFIMPFKSKGYWYMVLEELCQYYRTFVPVPVWFRYLISYGEFGNVTGWSLGILLALLYLILKLLDFFGHLRTFRQVLRIFFTRPSHGVAASKRQCSDVDDICSICQAEFQKPILLTCQHIFCEECITLWFNREKTCPLCRIVISDHINKWQDGATSSHLQIY; from the exons ATGCAAGCCAACTGTAGCCAACTGCACAGCCCTTCAGGAGCTGCAGGCAGTGAGGATGCCTCAGCCTCCCAGTGTGTCCAAACAAGATTGACAGGAGAAGCTTCCTGTCTTTATTCTGGAGATGTTCATATTCAGATAAACTCCATGCCTAAAGAATGTGCTGAAAATCCAAGCTCCAGAAATGTAAGGTCAGGTGTCCACGGCTGTACCCATGGATGTGTACACAGTCGCTTACGGAGTCACTCCCACAATGAAGCAAGGCAACCTGATGATACCGAGATGGAGTCTGGAGATCATGGTAGTAGCTCCTTCTCAGAATTCCGATATCTCTTCAAGTGGTTGCAAAAAGGTGTTCCATATATTTTGATTCTGGGTGTCAAACTTGTTATGCAGCATATAACAG GAATTTCTCTTGGAGTTGGGCTGCTTACAACTTTTATATATGCAAACAAAAGCATTGTAAATCAGGTTTTTCTAAGA gAAAGGTGCTCAAAGATTCAGTGTGCTTGGTTACTGGTATTCTTAGCAGGATCTTCTGTTCTTTTATATTACACCTTTCATTCTCAGTCACTTTATTACAG cttaattttttttaatcctacttTGGACTATTCGAGCTTCTGGGACGTACTTTGGATCGTTGGAATTACAGACTTCATTCTGAAATTCCTCTTCATGGGCTTAAAATGCCTTATTTTATTGGTGCCTTCTTTCATCATGCCTTTTAAATCCAAG ggTTATTGGTATATGGTTTTAGAAGAATTATGTCAGTATTACCGAACTTTTGTCCCCGTACCAGTTTGGTTTCGTTACCTTATAAGCTATGGGGAGTTTGGTAATGTAACTGGATGGAGTCTTGGGATATTGCTGGCTTTACTCTACCTCATACTAAAA cttctggaCTTTTTTGGACATCTGAGAACTTTCAGACAGGTTTTGCGAATATTTTTTACACGACca AGTCACGGAGTGGCTGCCAGCAAGAGACAGTGTTCAGATGTGGATGATATTTGTTCAATATGTCAAGCTGAATTTCAAAAGCCAATTCTTCTCACCTGTCAG CATATATTTTGTGAAGAGTGCATTACCTTATggtttaacagagagaaaacatgtCCGCTGTGCAGAATTGTGATTTCAGACCATATAAACAAATGGCAAGACGGAGCCACTTCATCACACCTTCAAATATATTAA
- the RNFT1 gene encoding E3 ubiquitin-protein ligase RNFT1 isoform X2 yields MQANCSQLHSPSGAAGSEDASASQCVQTRLTGEASCLYSGDVHIQINSMPKECAENPSSRNVRSGVHGCTHGCVHSRLRSHSHNEARQPDDTEMESGDHGISLGVGLLTTFIYANKSIVNQVFLRERCSKIQCAWLLVFLAGSSVLLYYTFHSQSLYYSLIFFNPTLDYSSFWDVLWIVGITDFILKFLFMGLKCLILLVPSFIMPFKSKGYWYMVLEELCQYYRTFVPVPVWFRYLISYGEFGNVTGWSLGILLALLYLILKLLDFFGHLRTFRQVLRIFFTRPSHGVAASKRQCSDVDDICSICQAEFQKPILLTCQHIFCEECITLWFNREKTCPLCRIVISDHINKWQDGATSSHLQIY; encoded by the exons ATGCAAGCCAACTGTAGCCAACTGCACAGCCCTTCAGGAGCTGCAGGCAGTGAGGATGCCTCAGCCTCCCAGTGTGTCCAAACAAGATTGACAGGAGAAGCTTCCTGTCTTTATTCTGGAGATGTTCATATTCAGATAAACTCCATGCCTAAAGAATGTGCTGAAAATCCAAGCTCCAGAAATGTAAGGTCAGGTGTCCACGGCTGTACCCATGGATGTGTACACAGTCGCTTACGGAGTCACTCCCACAATGAAGCAAGGCAACCTGATGATACCGAGATGGAGTCTGGAGATCATG GAATTTCTCTTGGAGTTGGGCTGCTTACAACTTTTATATATGCAAACAAAAGCATTGTAAATCAGGTTTTTCTAAGA gAAAGGTGCTCAAAGATTCAGTGTGCTTGGTTACTGGTATTCTTAGCAGGATCTTCTGTTCTTTTATATTACACCTTTCATTCTCAGTCACTTTATTACAG cttaattttttttaatcctacttTGGACTATTCGAGCTTCTGGGACGTACTTTGGATCGTTGGAATTACAGACTTCATTCTGAAATTCCTCTTCATGGGCTTAAAATGCCTTATTTTATTGGTGCCTTCTTTCATCATGCCTTTTAAATCCAAG ggTTATTGGTATATGGTTTTAGAAGAATTATGTCAGTATTACCGAACTTTTGTCCCCGTACCAGTTTGGTTTCGTTACCTTATAAGCTATGGGGAGTTTGGTAATGTAACTGGATGGAGTCTTGGGATATTGCTGGCTTTACTCTACCTCATACTAAAA cttctggaCTTTTTTGGACATCTGAGAACTTTCAGACAGGTTTTGCGAATATTTTTTACACGACca AGTCACGGAGTGGCTGCCAGCAAGAGACAGTGTTCAGATGTGGATGATATTTGTTCAATATGTCAAGCTGAATTTCAAAAGCCAATTCTTCTCACCTGTCAG CATATATTTTGTGAAGAGTGCATTACCTTATggtttaacagagagaaaacatgtCCGCTGTGCAGAATTGTGATTTCAGACCATATAAACAAATGGCAAGACGGAGCCACTTCATCACACCTTCAAATATATTAA